A stretch of Leisingera sp. S132 DNA encodes these proteins:
- the pyrF gene encoding orotidine-5'-phosphate decarboxylase — protein MTQAPRADDRLIVAMDVPNALAGLKLAEQLGDAVSFYKIGLGMLTGGGLALANELKQEHGKRIFLDMKLFDIGATVENAVRGLAQFDLDFLTVHGDPYVVRAAKEGAAGKDLKILAVTILTSLDRQDLDGALIKAGAVQDLVLERAGNAFAAGADGVIASPQEAALIRALPEAEGKLIVTPGVRPAGADLGDQKRVATPARAIADGADHIVVGRPIWKADSPRAAAESILAELAGAKA, from the coding sequence ATGACCCAAGCCCCGCGTGCCGACGACCGCCTGATTGTTGCCATGGATGTCCCCAATGCGCTGGCCGGGCTGAAGCTCGCCGAGCAGCTGGGCGATGCGGTCTCCTTCTACAAGATCGGCCTTGGCATGCTGACAGGCGGCGGCCTCGCGCTGGCCAATGAGCTGAAGCAGGAGCACGGCAAGCGCATCTTCCTCGACATGAAGCTCTTTGACATCGGCGCCACCGTGGAAAACGCGGTGCGGGGCCTGGCGCAATTCGACCTCGACTTCCTCACCGTGCATGGCGACCCCTATGTAGTGCGCGCAGCTAAGGAAGGTGCCGCGGGCAAGGACCTCAAGATTCTCGCTGTCACCATCCTGACTTCGCTGGACCGCCAGGATCTGGACGGCGCGCTGATCAAGGCCGGCGCTGTGCAGGATCTGGTGCTGGAACGCGCAGGCAACGCCTTTGCAGCCGGCGCCGACGGCGTCATCGCCAGCCCGCAGGAGGCCGCGCTGATCCGCGCCCTGCCCGAGGCTGAGGGTAAGCTGATCGTCACTCCGGGCGTGCGCCCGGCTGGCGCCGATCTGGGCGACCAGAAACGCGTCGCGACGCCGGCCAGAGCGATTGCAGACGGCGCTGACCATATCGTGGTGGGCCGCCCGATCTGGAAGGCAGACAGCCCCCGCGCCGCAGCAGAGTCCATCCTGGCGGAACTGGCAGGCGCAAAAGCGTAG
- the clpB gene encoding ATP-dependent chaperone ClpB produces MDLNKFTERARGFVKAAQTIAMREGHQRLVPEHILKALMDDDQGLASNLISRAGGVPSRVVEAVEAAVAKQPKVSGDAAQVYLDGQTAKVLDEAAKIAEKAGDSFVPVERLLMALCMVKSKAKDALEAGAVSAQKLNEAINDIRKGRTADSATAEEGYDALKKYARDLTEAAREGKIDPIIGRDEEIRRSMQVLSRRTKNNPVLIGEPGVGKTAIAEGMALRIINGDVPESLRDKKLLSLDMGALIAGAKYRGEFEERLKAVLTEVTEAAGEIILFIDEMHTLVGAGKSDGAMDAANLIKPALARGELHCVGATTLDEYRKYVEKDAALARRFQPVMVTEPTVEDTVSILRGIKEKYELHHGVRIADAALVAAATLSNRYITDRFLPDKAIDLMDEAASRLRMQVDSKPEELDALDRQILQMQIEEEALKLEDDAASRDRLEKLQKELAELQEQSAEMTAQWQSERDKLASARDLKEQLDRARAELDIAKREGNLAKAGELSYGVIPGLEKQLADAERQEEQGLMVEEAVRPEQIAAVVERWTGIPTSKMLEGEREKLLRMEDELHRRVIGQNAAVTAVANAVRRARAGLNDENRPLGSFLFLGPTGVGKTELTKAVAGFLFDDEHAMVRIDMSEYMEKHSVARLIGAPPGYVGYDEGGALTEAVRRRPYQVVLFDEVEKAHPDVFNVLLQVLDDGVLTDGQGRTVDFKQTLIVLTSNLGAQALSQLPEGADASDARRDVMDAVRAHFRPEFLNRLDETIIFDRLARADMDGIVEIQLARLLKRLAGRKIALELDEAAKTWLADEGYDPVFGARPLKRVIQRALQNPLAEALLGGEIKDGDTVPVSAGSDGLIIGDRLGMSDRPRPDDAVVH; encoded by the coding sequence ATGGACTTGAACAAGTTCACAGAGCGTGCACGCGGTTTCGTGAAGGCGGCGCAAACCATTGCGATGCGCGAGGGGCACCAGCGACTGGTGCCGGAGCATATTCTGAAAGCTTTGATGGATGACGATCAAGGGCTGGCGAGCAACCTGATCTCCCGCGCGGGCGGGGTGCCGTCGCGTGTCGTGGAGGCCGTCGAGGCTGCAGTTGCCAAACAGCCCAAGGTGAGCGGCGATGCGGCCCAGGTCTATCTGGACGGGCAGACCGCCAAGGTGCTGGATGAGGCCGCCAAGATTGCCGAGAAGGCAGGCGACAGCTTTGTGCCGGTCGAGCGTCTGCTGATGGCGCTGTGCATGGTGAAGTCCAAGGCGAAGGATGCTTTGGAGGCCGGGGCTGTCTCTGCGCAGAAGCTGAATGAAGCGATCAACGATATCCGAAAGGGACGCACGGCTGACTCGGCAACTGCCGAAGAAGGCTATGACGCGCTGAAAAAGTATGCCCGCGACCTGACCGAGGCGGCCCGCGAGGGCAAAATCGACCCGATCATCGGGCGGGACGAGGAAATTCGCCGCTCAATGCAGGTGCTGAGCCGCCGAACCAAGAATAACCCGGTGCTGATTGGTGAGCCGGGCGTGGGTAAGACCGCAATTGCCGAAGGCATGGCGCTGCGCATCATCAATGGCGATGTGCCGGAGAGCTTGCGCGACAAGAAGCTATTGTCGCTGGATATGGGCGCGCTGATTGCCGGTGCGAAGTACCGCGGTGAATTCGAGGAGCGCCTGAAGGCGGTGCTGACCGAAGTCACCGAGGCTGCGGGCGAGATCATCCTGTTCATCGACGAGATGCACACGCTGGTCGGTGCGGGTAAATCTGACGGCGCGATGGATGCGGCCAACCTGATCAAGCCGGCCTTGGCGCGCGGTGAGCTGCACTGCGTCGGTGCGACCACGCTGGATGAATACCGCAAATACGTGGAGAAGGACGCAGCCCTTGCCCGCCGGTTCCAGCCGGTGATGGTGACGGAACCGACGGTGGAGGACACCGTATCGATCCTGCGCGGCATCAAGGAGAAGTATGAACTGCACCACGGTGTGCGCATTGCCGATGCGGCACTGGTGGCAGCGGCGACGCTGTCGAACCGCTATATCACCGACCGTTTCCTGCCGGACAAGGCAATCGACCTGATGGATGAGGCGGCCAGCCGCCTGCGGATGCAAGTGGACAGCAAACCGGAGGAGTTGGATGCGCTCGACCGGCAGATCCTGCAGATGCAGATTGAGGAAGAGGCGCTGAAGCTGGAAGACGATGCCGCCTCCAGGGACCGGCTGGAAAAGCTGCAGAAGGAACTGGCTGAGCTGCAGGAACAGTCCGCTGAGATGACCGCCCAGTGGCAGTCGGAGAGGGACAAGCTGGCCTCGGCCCGCGACCTGAAGGAACAGCTGGACCGCGCCCGTGCCGAACTGGACATTGCCAAGCGGGAGGGCAACCTCGCCAAGGCAGGGGAGCTTTCCTATGGCGTCATTCCGGGGCTGGAGAAGCAGCTGGCCGATGCCGAAAGACAGGAAGAGCAGGGGCTGATGGTCGAGGAGGCCGTGCGGCCCGAGCAGATCGCAGCCGTTGTCGAGCGCTGGACCGGTATCCCGACCTCCAAGATGCTGGAGGGTGAGCGCGAGAAGCTGCTGCGCATGGAAGATGAGCTGCACCGCCGGGTGATTGGCCAGAACGCCGCCGTCACTGCGGTGGCCAATGCGGTGCGCCGGGCGCGCGCGGGGCTGAATGACGAGAACCGTCCGCTGGGCTCTTTCCTGTTCCTTGGGCCCACTGGTGTCGGCAAGACGGAGCTGACGAAAGCGGTGGCGGGTTTCCTGTTCGACGACGAGCACGCGATGGTGCGCATCGATATGTCGGAGTATATGGAAAAGCATTCCGTTGCCCGGCTGATCGGCGCGCCTCCGGGCTATGTCGGCTATGACGAGGGCGGGGCGCTGACCGAGGCCGTGCGCCGCCGACCCTACCAGGTGGTGCTGTTCGACGAGGTCGAAAAGGCGCATCCGGATGTGTTCAACGTGCTGTTGCAGGTGCTGGATGACGGCGTGCTGACCGATGGACAGGGCCGCACGGTGGACTTCAAGCAGACGCTGATCGTGCTGACCTCCAACCTTGGCGCGCAGGCGCTGAGCCAGTTGCCGGAAGGCGCTGATGCGTCTGACGCGCGGCGTGATGTGATGGACGCGGTCCGGGCGCATTTCCGGCCCGAGTTCCTGAACCGTCTGGATGAGACCATCATTTTTGACCGGCTGGCGCGCGCCGATATGGACGGCATTGTCGAGATCCAGCTGGCACGGCTGCTGAAACGGCTTGCGGGACGCAAGATTGCTTTGGAGCTGGACGAGGCTGCCAAGACATGGCTGGCGGATGAGGGCTATGATCCGGTGTTCGGTGCCCGGCCGCTGAAACGGGTGATCCAGCGTGCGCTGCAGAACCCTCTCGCGGAAGCTCTGCTGGGTGGTGAGATCAAGGATGGCGACACCGTGCCGGTCTCGGCTGGCAGCGATGGGCTGATCATCGGTGACCGGCTGGGGATGTCGGACCGGCCCCGGCCCGATGATGCCGTGGTGCATTGA
- a CDS encoding twin-arginine translocation signal domain-containing protein — MPESFAGLTRRDFMARTAMTTAAIGILPSFATADSTAEVRFRLVKPGAACVAGKLKELRQSPGSVSQLVLAGEDCCLILVGRCSHTGLRRLEL; from the coding sequence ATGCCGGAGAGCTTTGCCGGCCTTACGCGCCGGGACTTCATGGCCCGCACCGCAATGACCACTGCGGCAATCGGCATACTTCCCTCCTTTGCAACAGCGGATTCCACGGCTGAAGTGCGTTTCCGTTTGGTCAAACCCGGCGCGGCCTGTGTAGCCGGGAAGCTAAAGGAACTGCGCCAAAGCCCGGGTTCGGTCAGCCAACTGGTTCTGGCGGGGGAGGACTGCTGCCTGATCCTGGTGGGGCGGTGTTCGCACACCGGGTTGCGCCGCCTGGAGCTGTAG
- a CDS encoding antibiotic biosynthesis monooxygenase yields MSIWVTLEMEVAEGQFGKLEPFLAERLPAVRGFDGALSVTVYYEAETRGLLIVEEWLSKEHHAAYIQAITDNGVLAQLASFMTAPPKVQYFKRLVI; encoded by the coding sequence ATGAGCATTTGGGTAACGCTTGAAATGGAAGTGGCCGAAGGACAGTTTGGCAAACTTGAACCCTTTCTGGCCGAACGATTGCCAGCGGTGCGCGGCTTTGACGGCGCCCTGTCTGTCACAGTCTACTATGAGGCGGAGACACGCGGCCTGCTGATCGTCGAGGAATGGCTCTCCAAGGAACATCATGCCGCCTATATCCAGGCGATCACCGATAATGGCGTTCTGGCGCAATTGGCCTCGTTCATGACAGCGCCGCCGAAGGTGCAGTATTTCAAGAGGCTGGTAATCTGA
- a CDS encoding AraC family transcriptional regulator, translating to MTRTQNKLIVIPEALAAFSFTREILSSRHGRLMHKVLHADLRELELVCSEVCVCYLLKGRERFFEAGGVCTEIRAGELIIIPPNVRLQSDFRCQDGPLEAMMIFLSPVLVGEMLTRLGGGQEDAPAGLETIPASQNLAAFMSGLVAVYDSLQVDADLARLKLVELIMLLALLHGRGRVANTLAGSLSTRHRRSVAHVAKAFQDHDLRTADLAALSGRSVPTFNREFRRIFGVSPAKWRKQRRLDQARKMLESTNDAVTSIGLEAGYESASNFISAFKKEFGLTPGQFRAAASGAEH from the coding sequence GTGACCCGGACACAGAACAAGCTGATTGTGATCCCTGAGGCTTTGGCCGCCTTTTCCTTTACCCGGGAAATTCTGTCGAGCAGGCATGGGCGGCTGATGCACAAGGTATTGCACGCAGATTTGCGTGAACTGGAACTTGTCTGCAGCGAAGTTTGCGTCTGTTATTTGCTGAAAGGGCGCGAGCGGTTTTTTGAAGCCGGGGGAGTCTGCACCGAAATCCGGGCCGGCGAACTGATTATCATTCCGCCGAATGTACGGTTGCAGTCGGATTTCCGTTGCCAGGACGGCCCGCTCGAGGCGATGATGATCTTCTTGTCCCCGGTGCTCGTCGGTGAAATGCTGACTCGCTTGGGCGGCGGGCAAGAGGATGCGCCCGCTGGTCTTGAAACCATTCCGGCAAGCCAAAACCTGGCAGCCTTCATGAGCGGGCTTGTGGCGGTGTACGACAGCTTGCAGGTGGATGCGGACCTAGCGCGCCTGAAACTGGTGGAGCTGATAATGCTGCTTGCGCTGCTGCATGGCCGCGGCAGGGTGGCCAATACGCTTGCAGGCAGCCTGAGCACGCGGCACCGCCGCTCGGTCGCCCATGTTGCCAAGGCTTTTCAGGACCACGATCTGCGCACTGCAGATCTTGCTGCGCTTTCGGGGCGTTCTGTGCCCACCTTTAACCGGGAATTCCGGCGGATCTTCGGAGTGTCACCCGCGAAGTGGCGCAAGCAGCGCCGGCTGGATCAGGCCAGGAAGATGCTGGAAAGCACAAACGATGCAGTCACGAGTATCGGCTTGGAGGCAGGCTATGAAAGCGCATCCAATTTCATCAGCGCTTTCAAGAAGGAATTCGGGCTGACGCCTGGTCAGTTCAGGGCAGCTGCCTCGGGTGCGGAGCATTAG
- the msrP gene encoding protein-methionine-sulfoxide reductase catalytic subunit MsrP: MARRWNNNLTLADSTPEAAFWNRRQMMARLAGTGLAAALGSRAKAEEGLEPNSWEEVTSYCNFYEFGTGKSDPSAYAGRMTTQPWSVKIDGLVDNPGDYSIEQILGEMTLEERIYRFRCVEAWSMVVPWQGFELADLLNMAGVQDEAKYVAFETLYRPSEMPGTAYKVLDWPYREGLRLDEAMHPLSIMATGIFGKPLPNQNGAPLRLVVPWKYGFKSIKSVVRITLTDEEPPTSWNMANPREYGFYSNVNPNVSHPRWSQVSERRIGGGLFAKRQPTLMFNGYEDEVASLYAGMDLAKNF; this comes from the coding sequence ATGGCGCGCCGCTGGAACAATAATTTGACCCTTGCTGACAGCACCCCGGAGGCGGCGTTCTGGAACCGGCGCCAAATGATGGCGCGGCTGGCGGGCACCGGGCTGGCAGCAGCGCTGGGCAGCCGGGCGAAGGCAGAGGAGGGGCTGGAGCCCAACAGCTGGGAAGAGGTGACGAGCTACTGCAATTTCTACGAATTCGGCACGGGCAAGAGCGACCCCTCGGCCTATGCCGGCCGGATGACCACACAGCCCTGGAGCGTGAAGATCGACGGTCTGGTGGACAATCCGGGCGACTATTCCATTGAGCAGATCCTGGGGGAGATGACGCTGGAGGAGCGCATCTACCGCTTCCGCTGTGTCGAGGCCTGGTCGATGGTGGTTCCCTGGCAGGGATTTGAGCTGGCCGACCTCCTGAACATGGCAGGCGTGCAGGATGAGGCCAAGTACGTTGCCTTTGAAACCCTTTACCGCCCGTCGGAGATGCCAGGCACCGCCTACAAGGTGCTGGACTGGCCTTACCGCGAAGGCCTGCGCCTGGATGAGGCGATGCACCCGCTGTCGATCATGGCGACCGGGATCTTCGGTAAGCCGCTGCCAAACCAGAACGGCGCGCCACTGCGGCTGGTGGTGCCATGGAAATACGGCTTCAAGTCGATCAAGTCGGTGGTGCGGATCACATTAACCGACGAGGAACCGCCCACCAGCTGGAACATGGCCAACCCGCGCGAGTACGGCTTCTACAGTAATGTGAATCCCAATGTCTCGCATCCCCGCTGGAGTCAGGTCAGCGAACGCCGCATCGGCGGCGGTCTGTTTGCCAAGCGTCAGCCGACGCTGATGTTTAACGGGTACGAAGACGAGGTCGCCTCCCTGTACGCGGGCATGGACCTGGCCAAGAACTTTTGA
- the msrQ gene encoding protein-methionine-sulfoxide reductase heme-binding subunit MsrQ, producing the protein MDAANRLLRRLPVWAVYLLGALPAPWLFYQGLTGGLGVEPIKALEHEYGELALQLMILTLAVSPLRRVIGLNLMKFRRAIGLLCFFYVLCHLLVWLVLDVQILGQIIVDIAKRPYITIGMAAFVLMLPLALSSNNLSVWTLGRTWTRLHRLTYAAALLGSLHFVMLSKGFQIEPLIYLGLTMLLLAVRLPVLRRSRHPASSGTPSRT; encoded by the coding sequence ATGGACGCCGCAAACCGCCTTCTCCGCCGCCTGCCTGTCTGGGCGGTCTACCTGCTGGGGGCACTCCCCGCGCCTTGGCTGTTTTACCAGGGGCTCACCGGCGGGCTGGGGGTGGAGCCGATCAAGGCGCTGGAGCATGAATACGGGGAACTGGCGCTTCAGCTGATGATCCTGACGCTGGCGGTTTCGCCGCTTCGCCGCGTGATTGGGTTGAACCTGATGAAATTCCGCCGGGCCATCGGGCTTTTGTGCTTCTTCTATGTGCTGTGCCATCTGCTGGTCTGGCTGGTGCTGGATGTGCAGATCCTGGGCCAGATCATCGTGGATATTGCCAAGCGGCCCTATATCACCATCGGCATGGCGGCCTTTGTCCTGATGCTGCCGCTGGCACTCAGCTCGAATAACCTGTCCGTGTGGACGCTGGGGCGGACCTGGACGCGGCTGCACCGGCTGACCTATGCGGCTGCGCTGCTGGGGAGCCTGCACTTTGTGATGCTGTCAAAAGGGTTTCAGATCGAGCCGCTGATTTACCTCGGGCTGACCATGCTTCTGCTGGCTGTGCGTTTGCCGGTGCTGAGGCGGTCCAGGCACCCGGCTTCATCCGGAACGCCCAGCCGTACCTAG
- a CDS encoding IS5 family transposase produces the protein MSRPTPPTYKIKNWRAYNEALKRRGSLTIWFDPEMTWEARPTGKRGRQPIYSDAAIKTCLTMKVLFRMALRQTTGFVESLLRLSGLDWSVPDFSTLSRRQKSLAVNIPYRGSEGPLHLLIDSTGIKVEGEGEWNARKHGGSKRRVWRKVHLGIDEKTLEIRAVEFTSSNIGDAPMLPELLNQIPPEQEIGSVTADGAYDTRKCHDAIANRGANAVVPPRKNAKPWKPDTAGAIARNEALRASKYLGRALWRKWSGYHRRSRAETKMHCMKLLGQRLMARDPGRQVAELQLRVAVMNGFTALGIPVTEAVG, from the coding sequence ATGAGCAGACCAACACCCCCGACCTACAAGATCAAGAACTGGCGGGCCTATAACGAAGCGCTGAAGCGTCGTGGCTCTCTGACGATCTGGTTCGATCCCGAGATGACGTGGGAGGCCCGGCCGACCGGCAAGAGAGGCCGACAGCCCATCTATAGCGACGCCGCGATCAAGACCTGCCTGACGATGAAGGTGCTGTTCCGTATGGCGCTCAGGCAGACGACCGGCTTCGTGGAAAGTCTCCTGCGATTGAGTGGATTGGACTGGTCGGTACCGGATTTTAGCACGCTTTCACGCCGCCAGAAGTCTCTCGCCGTGAACATCCCGTATCGTGGTTCTGAGGGGCCGCTACACCTGCTGATCGACAGCACTGGGATAAAGGTAGAGGGCGAAGGCGAGTGGAATGCGCGCAAGCACGGTGGCTCGAAACGCCGCGTGTGGCGCAAGGTTCACCTCGGTATCGACGAAAAGACACTGGAAATCCGGGCAGTCGAGTTCACCAGTAGCAACATTGGTGATGCGCCCATGCTGCCGGAACTGCTTAATCAGATCCCGCCCGAGCAGGAGATCGGCAGTGTCACGGCAGATGGCGCCTACGATACGCGCAAGTGCCACGATGCCATCGCCAACCGAGGTGCCAATGCCGTCGTCCCGCCCCGCAAGAACGCCAAGCCCTGGAAACCCGACACCGCAGGCGCGATTGCGCGCAACGAAGCGCTGCGGGCGTCGAAATACCTTGGCCGAGCGCTTTGGCGGAAATGGAGTGGATACCACCGCCGAAGTCGTGCCGAAACCAAGATGCACTGCATGAAACTGCTGGGACAAAGACTGATGGCACGGGATCCTGGACGTCAGGTTGCCGAGCTTCAGCTCCGTGTTGCGGTCATGAACGGATTCACCGCGCTTGGCATACCCGTCACAGAGGCAGTGGGATAA
- a CDS encoding DUF4123 domain-containing protein, which yields MDGDWGQPAGAPDNQPVLQLEFGTLAEVEPLGTQFGADQPKTVPDILHPAIFGQPGLGDEPEGKRRLNTYALLDAAKVPALLELLETSGLEHRCLFKGTAYDELKEAAPWIVRLEEGNSFTRSLFTHSDAPWHLWDAEPGLYLRSRGTLEQMWQQLRKFTRVRDENGKWFYFRFWEADCLINYLGFAETHGQSDFRPLFGFDPMEPSAPLVHSYISRHRDKARVCSVVNMTGHNAEIRADIDMPVLRFLALRSHAFNFAESYFAGQSLGPQALQQAKDFSAAIVQKYYRHGFKSRYHLGSFAYWALALNGDFETRTPSMQNHIQRSDINPNDRFVLMAREMKHVFGSKIRNYRGHGS from the coding sequence ATGGACGGCGATTGGGGGCAGCCAGCTGGCGCTCCTGACAATCAGCCGGTATTGCAGTTGGAGTTCGGCACACTTGCGGAGGTTGAGCCGCTTGGCACCCAGTTCGGTGCGGACCAGCCCAAGACGGTACCGGATATTCTGCACCCGGCAATCTTCGGCCAGCCCGGCTTGGGCGATGAGCCGGAGGGCAAGCGGCGCTTAAACACTTATGCACTCCTTGATGCGGCGAAGGTGCCTGCACTGCTTGAGCTTCTGGAGACATCAGGGCTGGAACACCGCTGCCTGTTCAAGGGCACGGCCTATGACGAGCTGAAAGAGGCAGCCCCTTGGATCGTGCGCCTTGAAGAGGGCAACAGCTTCACCCGCAGCCTGTTCACGCACTCTGATGCGCCCTGGCACCTTTGGGATGCGGAGCCGGGCCTGTATCTGCGCTCCCGCGGGACACTGGAACAGATGTGGCAGCAGCTGCGGAAGTTCACCCGTGTCCGGGACGAAAACGGGAAGTGGTTTTATTTCCGGTTTTGGGAGGCAGACTGTCTGATTAACTACCTAGGCTTTGCCGAAACACATGGCCAAAGCGATTTTCGGCCTCTGTTCGGGTTTGATCCGATGGAACCGTCCGCCCCCCTTGTGCACAGTTATATCAGCAGGCACCGGGACAAGGCGCGGGTTTGTTCGGTTGTCAACATGACGGGGCACAACGCGGAGATCCGGGCTGATATTGACATGCCGGTTCTGCGGTTTCTGGCCCTGAGGAGCCATGCATTCAACTTCGCCGAAAGCTATTTTGCAGGACAAAGCCTTGGCCCGCAGGCGCTGCAGCAGGCAAAAGATTTCTCTGCGGCGATTGTCCAGAAATACTACCGGCACGGCTTCAAGAGCAGATACCACCTTGGGAGCTTTGCCTATTGGGCATTGGCGCTGAACGGGGATTTCGAGACCCGGACGCCCAGCATGCAAAACCACATTCAACGCTCAGACATTAACCCCAATGACAGGTTCGTGCTTATGGCGCGCGAGATGAAACATGTCTTTGGCTCCAAAATCAGGAATTACCGCGGTCATGGAAGCTGA
- a CDS encoding recombinase family protein has product MAEYVVYYRVSTERQGRSGLGLEAQRAMVEQFLQPTDNVIAEFTEIQSGKRDDRAELWNAINLVKKTRSKLLIPKLDRFSRKVSFISGIIDQGIELTVCEHPNVSTFFLHLLACFAEEERRQISERTRAALRAAKKRGTVLGRNAQALAAQRRLEKRGFFETIRPEFEQAVAEAGSLSGVARLLNERRVTTYKGGRWHPQTVKNYAVFTDGTLLRKSVEGQGSPFPRRTYPTASVTGMPSAVNPFMTATRS; this is encoded by the coding sequence ATGGCAGAATATGTTGTCTACTATCGGGTTTCGACGGAACGGCAGGGGCGGTCTGGCCTGGGGCTGGAAGCGCAGCGGGCGATGGTCGAGCAGTTCCTTCAGCCCACCGACAACGTGATTGCCGAGTTCACCGAAATCCAGTCCGGCAAACGGGACGACCGGGCCGAGCTGTGGAACGCGATCAACCTCGTCAAGAAAACCCGGTCTAAGCTGCTGATCCCGAAGCTGGACCGGTTCTCCCGGAAGGTGTCTTTCATATCAGGGATCATCGATCAGGGTATCGAGTTGACCGTCTGCGAACACCCGAACGTGTCGACCTTCTTCCTGCACCTGCTGGCCTGCTTCGCTGAGGAGGAGCGCCGCCAGATTTCAGAACGCACCAGAGCCGCGCTCAGAGCCGCCAAGAAACGGGGGACCGTGCTTGGCCGGAACGCCCAGGCCTTAGCGGCTCAACGGCGGTTAGAAAAGCGAGGTTTCTTCGAGACAATACGCCCTGAGTTCGAGCAGGCGGTTGCCGAGGCGGGGTCGCTCTCGGGCGTGGCACGGTTGTTGAATGAGCGGAGGGTGACAACATACAAAGGTGGCCGCTGGCATCCCCAGACGGTTAAGAATTACGCTGTATTCACGGACGGGACTCTGTTGCGCAAATCGGTTGAGGGCCAAGGTTCCCCTTTCCCCAGACGGACTTATCCTACTGCCTCTGTGACGGGTATGCCAAGCGCGGTGAATCCGTTCATGACCGCAACACGGAGCTGA
- a CDS encoding IS5 family transposase, whose protein sequence is MSRPTPPTYKIKNWRAYNEALKRRGSLTIWFDPEMTWEARPTGKRGRQPIYSDAAIKTCLTMKVLFRMALRQTTGFVESLLRLSGLDWSVPDFSTLSRRQKSLAVNIPYRGSEGPLHLLIDSTGIKVEGEGEWNARKHGGSKRRVWRKVHLGIDEKTLEIRAVEFTSSNIGDAPMLPELLNQIPPEQEIGSVTADGAYDTRKCHDAIANRGANAVVPPRKNAKPWKPDTAGAIARNEALRASKYLGRALWRKWSGYHRRSRAETKMHCMKLLGQRLIARDPGRQVAELQLRVAVMNGFTALGIPVTEAVG, encoded by the coding sequence ATGAGCAGACCAACACCCCCGACCTACAAGATCAAGAACTGGCGGGCCTATAACGAAGCGCTGAAGCGTCGTGGCTCTCTGACGATCTGGTTCGATCCCGAGATGACGTGGGAGGCCCGGCCGACCGGCAAGAGAGGCCGACAGCCCATCTATAGCGACGCCGCGATCAAGACCTGCCTGACGATGAAGGTGCTGTTCCGTATGGCGCTCAGGCAGACGACCGGCTTCGTGGAAAGTCTCCTGCGATTGAGTGGATTGGACTGGTCGGTACCGGATTTTAGCACGCTTTCACGCCGCCAGAAGTCTCTCGCCGTGAACATCCCGTATCGTGGTTCTGAGGGGCCGCTACACCTGCTGATCGACAGCACTGGGATAAAGGTAGAGGGCGAAGGCGAGTGGAATGCGCGCAAGCACGGTGGCTCGAAACGCCGCGTGTGGCGCAAGGTTCACCTCGGTATCGACGAAAAGACACTGGAAATCCGGGCAGTCGAGTTCACCAGTAGCAACATTGGTGATGCGCCCATGCTGCCGGAACTGCTTAATCAGATCCCGCCCGAGCAGGAGATCGGCAGTGTCACGGCAGATGGCGCCTACGATACGCGCAAGTGCCACGATGCCATCGCCAACCGAGGTGCCAATGCCGTCGTCCCGCCCCGCAAGAACGCCAAGCCCTGGAAACCCGACACCGCAGGCGCGATTGCGCGCAACGAAGCGCTGCGGGCGTCGAAATACCTTGGCCGAGCGCTTTGGCGGAAATGGAGTGGATACCACCGCCGAAGTCGTGCCGAAACCAAGATGCACTGCATGAAACTGCTGGGACAAAGACTGATAGCACGGGATCCTGGACGTCAGGTTGCCGAGCTTCAGCTCCGTGTTGCGGTCATGAACGGATTCACCGCGCTTGGCATACCCGTCACAGAGGCAGTAGGATAA